Proteins from a genomic interval of Staphylococcus debuckii:
- a CDS encoding amidohydrolase family protein codes for MTGQIVDVHHHIIPKIYKDELKKAGVSSAGGFPIKDWTPEDSIKMMDDLDIDVGVTSISEPGTMPLKKKHAAKVARKVNEYQAQLKRDYPGRFKSFALLPMPHVKESLKEIEYALDVLKLDGVGLYSNYGEEFLGNDKFEDVMKSLHKKDTVVFIHPSASEKGFVSPEYIPTDFIEEFTFNTTRAANNLILSGTLERYPNIDFILAHAGGVLPYLEWRIDETLKTEQYILEDPLNRVDMIMRKNKSGFVKTFLKHPIRYPKMFKNYAHILRRWSSLSQPAAYYIRKFHYDTALSTGDSTFAGIKEVTDVSHFHFGSDAHFAPDRWIAEMEKNIRETDYFDEDEKRQIFSRNAIDLLNKHNR; via the coding sequence ATGACTGGACAAATTGTTGATGTGCATCACCATATTATTCCTAAAATTTATAAAGATGAATTGAAAAAGGCAGGTGTCTCTAGTGCTGGCGGTTTTCCTATCAAAGACTGGACGCCTGAAGACAGTATTAAAATGATGGATGATTTGGATATCGATGTGGGCGTAACTTCGATTTCTGAGCCAGGCACGATGCCTTTGAAGAAAAAGCATGCAGCGAAAGTGGCACGTAAAGTGAATGAATACCAAGCTCAACTTAAAAGAGATTATCCAGGTCGCTTCAAAAGTTTTGCATTACTTCCAATGCCACATGTGAAAGAAAGTTTAAAAGAAATCGAGTATGCCTTAGACGTTTTAAAATTAGATGGTGTCGGACTTTATTCTAATTATGGCGAGGAATTTTTAGGAAATGATAAATTCGAAGATGTAATGAAATCACTTCATAAGAAAGATACGGTCGTGTTCATCCACCCGAGTGCGAGTGAAAAAGGATTCGTTTCTCCAGAATATATCCCGACGGATTTCATTGAAGAATTTACTTTTAATACAACACGAGCGGCTAACAATTTAATTTTGAGCGGCACGCTAGAACGCTATCCTAATATTGATTTTATTTTGGCGCATGCCGGCGGGGTCTTGCCTTACCTTGAATGGCGAATCGATGAAACGCTGAAAACGGAACAATATATTCTAGAGGATCCTCTCAACCGCGTCGACATGATTATGCGAAAAAATAAAAGCGGATTTGTGAAGACTTTCTTAAAACATCCTATTCGTTATCCGAAGATGTTCAAAAATTACGCGCATATTCTCAGACGCTGGTCCTCACTTTCTCAACCAGCTGCGTACTATATCAGAAAGTTCCATTATGATACGGCGCTTTCAACAGGCGATTCTACGTTTGCCGGTATTAAAGAAGTGACGGATGTTTCTCATTTCCACTTCGGCTCAGACGCTCATTTTGCGCCAGATAGATGGATTGCTGAAATGGAAAAAAATATTAGAGAGACCGATTATTTTGATGAAGACGAAAAACGCCAAATCTTCAGCAGAAATGCGATTGATTTGTTGAATAAACATAATCGATGA
- a CDS encoding SDR family oxidoreductase, which produces MTEIYKKVAIITGASSGIGKAIALKLANEGATVVLVARSEEKLEAVSTELRKAGAKHFDIMSADVTQREEVERVVKQTIEQFGQVDILVNSAGQMKSSKITDGDVEAWDDMIDVNVKGLLYAINAVMPHFQQQSSGHIFNIASISGFEVTKGSAIYSATKTAVHAITQGLEKELAKTGIRATSISPGMVDTEMTSHYQPEDRKKLEPKDIANAVVYAFSQPDYVNVNEITVRPV; this is translated from the coding sequence ATGACTGAAATTTATAAAAAGGTAGCCATCATTACCGGTGCCAGCAGCGGAATCGGGAAAGCCATCGCTTTAAAATTAGCCAACGAAGGCGCAACTGTCGTATTAGTAGCGCGCAGTGAAGAAAAATTAGAAGCTGTTTCTACTGAATTGCGCAAAGCGGGCGCGAAACATTTTGATATTATGTCGGCAGATGTTACTCAGCGCGAGGAAGTGGAACGCGTGGTAAAACAAACGATTGAACAATTCGGCCAAGTCGATATCTTAGTCAATAGCGCCGGCCAAATGAAATCTTCGAAAATTACTGACGGGGACGTTGAAGCTTGGGATGATATGATTGACGTCAATGTGAAAGGTTTATTGTATGCCATCAATGCTGTAATGCCCCATTTCCAACAGCAGTCCAGCGGCCATATCTTCAACATTGCATCCATTTCAGGCTTTGAAGTGACTAAAGGCAGTGCCATCTACAGTGCTACGAAGACAGCGGTACACGCGATTACACAAGGTTTGGAAAAGGAACTCGCGAAAACAGGTATCCGAGCGACAAGTATTTCACCCGGCATGGTAGACACCGAAATGACGAGCCATTATCAACCGGAAGACCGTAAGAAATTAGAACCTAAAGATATTGCCAACGCTGTGGTTTATGCATTTTCACAACCTGATTATGTGAATGTGAATGAAATCACGGTGCGCCCTGTTTAG
- a CDS encoding flavin reductase family protein has product MEYSPKQGIRSHGLPHDPFKSSTVPRPIGWISTISENGEDNLAPYSQYQNLTWDPPMVMFAANQSVLGDHDRKDTVVNAEKTGWFVWNMATYDLREAVNLSSKALPPEEDEFEFAGVTKEKCIEAPGHRVKESPVHFECEYVQTVRIPTGDPVSTVDIVIGRVAQVHIDDKVILDNGKLDIKSIRPIARLGYYDYTVVDEIFEMKAPAASKEELAGLEGRNFDNKSE; this is encoded by the coding sequence ATGGAATATTCACCAAAACAAGGGATTCGCAGCCACGGGTTACCGCACGACCCATTTAAGAGCAGCACAGTACCTAGACCGATCGGCTGGATTTCAACGATTTCAGAAAATGGCGAAGATAATTTGGCGCCTTATAGCCAATATCAAAACCTGACTTGGGATCCGCCAATGGTGATGTTTGCGGCCAACCAATCCGTATTAGGCGACCATGACCGTAAAGATACCGTTGTGAATGCTGAAAAGACAGGGTGGTTCGTATGGAACATGGCAACGTATGATTTGAGAGAAGCGGTTAATTTATCTTCCAAAGCTTTGCCGCCAGAAGAAGATGAATTTGAATTTGCTGGTGTAACGAAAGAAAAATGTATCGAAGCGCCTGGCCATCGCGTTAAAGAATCACCTGTACATTTCGAGTGCGAATATGTACAAACTGTACGTATTCCGACAGGGGACCCGGTTTCTACTGTAGATATCGTGATTGGCCGTGTAGCACAAGTACACATCGATGATAAAGTCATCTTAGACAATGGAAAGTTAGATATTAAATCCATTCGTCCGATTGCCCGCCTAGGATATTATGATTACACCGTTGTGGACGAAATCTTTGAAATGAAAGCTCCAGCAGCTTCAAAAGAAGAATTGGCAGGTCTTGAGGGACGCAATTTCGATAATAAATCTGAATAG